TATTCAATaccttttcattattttctttttggaaactatataatatagttTTCTATCATTGGAACATTATACCATATGggcttctctttttcttttctttttttttttcttttaaaagaacaaaaattaacCCTTTTACTTGAGGTTTTGCTTAATTTTGGCCCCCATTCTAAAATTTCAGTTTAAGCCAATGCTGTTCATAGTCTATAaatatcagttttttttttgcgTATTGTGTAAGCCAAAAGTTAAGTTCTCATTACCCTTTAGAGTGAATGAGGGGGTGTGGTATATTTAGAAAGCTCGTGCGTAttgtaaaaaccaaaaattaaactCACATTATCGTATAGATTGAAGATTTTCAATTTGGTATATTTAAAAAGCTTGTGCACACTGTGAAAGCCAAAAGTTATATTATCGCAGTGTAGAGTGAGGGTGTGGTATATTTAAAAAGCTCGTGTACATTAGAGTGAGGGTGTGTGGTATATTTAACTTTTGGCTTTCACAGTGATAGAAATTTACACAGTGTAGAGTGAGGGTGTGGTATATTTAAAAAGCTTGTGTACATTAGAGTGAGGGTGTGTGGTATATTTAAAAAGCTCGTGCACATTGATTGTGGAAGCTAAAAGTTAAATTTCTAACACTGTGAAAGTCAAAAGTTAAATTTCCATCTTATATTGGTTGTGTAagccaaaatttaaatttttatcattgtttgGAGTGAGGAAGTGTGGTATATTTTGAAAGCTGATGCTAGCATAGTCTTGACAAGTAGCTTGTTTacattagttaataaaaaaaaaatcagttcaaTTACAAGTTGGTTCTTTTTTGAAGTCAAGACTTAGATGGTTCAATTGCAAGTTCAAAGGCTGAGTGGTtcttcatatatgtatatatatactcattaaATTTCAActtaatttaatcatatttttaccATATGATTAGCTTGTATTGATCTAGGTTTTATTATGAAACAAGATTAGGGTGCTAATAAGCAAGATCAATAAActgataattgtttttttattgttagtcAAAATTAGAGTTAAAAACTCAAGAGTGAGGAAGGCTGAAAAATCATATACAGGCAAAATTTATGACATAATAATAcaacttgtttaattaatcagTATTGTTACAATGAGAatctcatttattttatatgcaaATTCATACAAGGACCATGTAGCTCTCCACAAAAATTCATGAGCCACTtaacatcaaaatcaatgaaccaaagaacaaaatcaaaccaaaaaattatttaaaaaaaaaaaaagaaagaaagggaaataaaaataaacacaccCTCTTTCATATGGAATACATACCTGGCAAAAATTGTAAATCTAGTACTCCATCAAAGATCAAAACACACATCAATATAAACATTCAAAAAGACTTGGTCCTCTCCAAATCATCATCACTTGGCTTGCAATACCTGAGCTTCAAAGACACCTCTCTTTCCATCTGAATATGTTTGTAAAAACTAGCAATAAAAGCTTCAGCTTTAACATTAATATCATCCCCTGAAGATGATGAACTATCGGTTGTTGCTGAGGCGGAGCTAATTGTTCTTGAAATCTCCGAAGCCGAACTCGAAGTCCTTGAGACACTTAAAGATGAACCAACTTCATAGAACTCATCTTCATCAGTTGTGTAACAATTGATCAAACTTGGTTGATCTTTAAAGCTAATAAGCTTTGCCAAGTTTGGAGATTTCAGAGATGATGAAATGAACCATTTCTTTGCATTGAATGATAACAAAAACATAACCTTTCTTATGCCTCTCCTTAATTTCTTGAGCACTTGAACTCCATTTCCTGCCATGATTGTTGtagtatatattaaattaaatgaaagtTGTGGTTGTGAtggtggttatatatatatatatatatatatatgattggaATTTGAAGAAGTCTTTGCAAGTTACTCGGTTTTAAGAAGTTGCGTGGCAAGTAAGATAGAGTGTAAGTTTtggaataagaaaatgaatagaAATATAACAAGTCAATTGATTTATGTTTTCCTTAGTTTGATtggtcttcttttttttttttaagcatggACTGTCTTTTTGACTAACTTGCACACAATGAGTTCGTTTGTGAATTCTTCTGccatttttatttagttatttccaaaatatgttttttttttaaatctaaaaaatagtttttgtacgcttaaataattaagcattttaaattttaaaaatatatatatcttaacatattga
This portion of the Dioscorea cayenensis subsp. rotundata cultivar TDr96_F1 chromosome 3, TDr96_F1_v2_PseudoChromosome.rev07_lg8_w22 25.fasta, whole genome shotgun sequence genome encodes:
- the LOC120251232 gene encoding uncharacterized protein LOC120251232; the encoded protein is MAGNGVQVLKKLRRGIRKVMFLLSFNAKKWFISSSLKSPNLAKLISFKDQPSLINCYTTDEDEFYEVGSSLSVSRTSSSASEISRTISSASATTDSSSSSGDDINVKAEAFIASFYKHIQMEREVSLKLRYCKPSDDDLERTKSF